One stretch of Oncorhynchus tshawytscha isolate Ot180627B unplaced genomic scaffold, Otsh_v2.0 Un_contig_4407_pilon_pilon, whole genome shotgun sequence DNA includes these proteins:
- the LOC121843311 gene encoding E3 ubiquitin/ISG15 ligase TRIM25-like: MAQQGVLLDQDQFCCSVCLDLLKEPVTIPCGHSYCRSCIEGCWDQDDLKGVYSCPQCRHTFTTRPTLMKNNMLAELVEKLRKTGLQAAPPPALCYAGPGDVACDFCTGTRKQKALMSCLVCLASYCETHLQPHYESPAFKKHKLVKATAQLQEKICSHHDKLLEVYCRTDQQCICYLCTMDEHKGHDTVSAAAERTEKQRQLGMSQQKVQQRFQEREKELKELQQAVESLKRSAQSAVEDSDQIFTELIRSIERRSSEVKELIRAQEKAQVSQAEGLLEQLKQEIAELRKRSTELEQLSHTEDHIHFLQSYQA; this comes from the exons ATGGCTCAACAGGGAGTTCTGCTGGACCAGGACcagttctgttgttctgtctgtctggatctaCTGAAGGAGCCGGTCACTATTCCCTGTGGACACAGTTACTGTAGGAGCTGTATTGAGGGCTGCTGGGATCAGGATGATCTGAAAGGGGTCTATAGCTGTCCTCAGTGCAGACATACCTTCACTACAAGGCCTACGCTGATGAAAAATAACATGTTGGCTGAGCTGGTGGAGAAACTGAGGAAGACAGGACTCCAGGCTGctccccctcctgctctgtgCTATGCTGGACCTGGAGATGTGGCGTGTGATTTCTGCACTGGGACCAGAAAGCAGAAAGCCCTCATGTCCTGTCTGGTGTGTCTGGCCTCTTACTGTGAGACTCACCTCCAACCTCACTATGAATCTCCTGCTTTCAAGAAGCACAAGCTGGTCAAAGCCACGGCACAACTACAGGAGAAGATCTGCTCTCATCATGACAAACTGCTGGAGGTTTACTGTCGTACCGATCAGCAGTGTATCTGTTATCTGTGTACAATGGATGAACATAAAGGCCATGATACAGTGTCAGCTGCAGCAGAGAGGACTGAGAAACAG AGGCAGCTGGGGATGAGTCAGCAGAAGGTCCAGCAGAGattccaggagagagagaaggagctgaAGGAGCTCCAACAGGCTGTGGAGTCTCTCAAG cgctCTGCACAGTCagcagtggaggacagtgatcagATCTTTACTGAGCTGATCCGCTCCATTGAGAGAAGGAGCTCTGAGGTGAAGGAGCTGATCAGAGCCCAAGAGAAGGCTCAAGTGAGTCAAGCTGAAGGACTCCTGGAGCAACTGAAGCAGGAGATAGCTGAGCTGAGGAAGAGAAGCACTGAGCTggagcagctctcacacacagaggatcACATCCATTTCCTCCAG